A window from Schistosoma haematobium chromosome 1, whole genome shotgun sequence encodes these proteins:
- a CDS encoding hypothetical protein (SECRETED:SignalP(1-22)) translates to MLSSQSMSFLLIVVWLYEFFKCQDLCEEREWMTLEKVIFENRSYRYSQHYMHLQSISINQSQPAVNGSFSRRNDGTLVKPKMSFKYYSSQLTTFYCSLSGGISMHGQDRLGYISPFRSDNTYPEFEISDEKELLAVRWFINKDVDGKQFTAKVTCLIHPNGKIMLYYDNIPTEIKEVEWKPKIAGIFGCGGNETVSEIITPETWINSGTLVEYEAVRNYCPKYTSPKACQRATTSNITCFWCDKANICIDSTDQDAHNMKVNNCRVKNPDVNGLSTQTTEETDQHSVNI, encoded by the exons ATGTTATCTTCTCAATCGATGTCATTTCTTCTGATCGTCGTCTGGCTTTACGAATTCTTCAAATGCCAGGATCTTTGTGAAGAACGTGAATGGATGACTTTGGAAAAAGTAATTTTTGAAAACCGGTCATATCGATAT TCTCAGCACTATATGCATTTACAGAGCATCAGTATTAACCAGTCTCAGCCAGCTGTGAATGGAAGTTTCAGTAGACGCAATGATGGTACG TTAGTTAAACCGAAAATGTCGTTTAAATATTACAGTAGTCAGCTCACAACTTTCTATTGTTCCCTTTCTG gtGGAATAAGTATGCACGGACAAGACAGGTTAGGATATATTAGTCCGTTTCGTTCAGACAATACATATCCTGAATTTGAGATTTCGGATGAGA agGAATTACTTGCTGTCAGATGGTTTATTAATAAAGACGTTGATGGTAAAC AGTTTACAGCCAAGGTAACTTGCCTAATACATCCAAATGGGAAGATAATGTTGTATTATGATAAC ATTCCAACGGAAATTAAAGAAGTTGAATGGAAACCGAAAATCGCCGGTATATTTGGATGTGGAGGAA ATGAAACAGTATCTGAAATAATTACTCCTGAAACATGGATCAACAGTGGAACATTGGTGGAATATGAAGCTGTCAGAA ACTATTGTCCAAAATACACTTCGCCTAAAGCATGCCAACGGGCAACAACATCGAATATAACTTGTTTTTGGTGTGATAAGGCGAACATATGCATTGATAGTACTGACCAGGATGCTCATAACATGAAAGTTAATAACTGCCGTGTTAAG